One window of the Salvia miltiorrhiza cultivar Shanhuang (shh) chromosome 6, IMPLAD_Smil_shh, whole genome shotgun sequence genome contains the following:
- the LOC130990603 gene encoding uncharacterized protein LOC130990603: protein MRRTRSTGNEDLLFNEEVERLARQNNAARRRAEQEAQARERQLQTRERQRVAEGEMADNPEGQNANANKTLRDMMFPSNLNLRPSAIVLPEITGNWELKHTLIQILPKYSDMPGEDPQRHLQDFEMACGTVRTASPALGEYIRLLTFPFSLLEGAREWLYDLPEGSIRTWQELQSKFLERYFPAARIQNLRTRISNIKMGSAEVLYEYWGRFKQMLAKCPQHQIPDHDLIRYFVGGLRRQDRQWLHAACGGSILNKSAAEAFKLIADMAEESRDEEGTIVRTPLTPATSAQDDKLDKLCNMFEKFMTNQGAPNQGIPNIRKSVKACQLCMATSHATDECPQLFEDEELNAIGQQSGGNNGGQNQKPFEPYRQQYNNQGWRQHENLRYGNNHYLGPNQGQTSNPPQYSQQPQQARGSSLSELVHQMAQQQVKFQSETEKFIMETRGGMQNVNSQLSHLAQAVARLESKQVTLPSQVEVKKVNAMTLRGGKELPEIVKEKDQEKLEINEQVGMGSADEEEFAREKEATRKATEKGKGKSSQTEPILPFPGRAAKEQEKEELTELVKIFKKVEVNMPLLVALRSMPRYAKFLKELCTRKVKYTDDAKFQVGESVSAVLQRDMPTKCGDPGMFYIPC, encoded by the coding sequence ATGCGTCGTACCAGGAGTACAGGTAACGAAGATCTCTTGTTTAACGAGGAGGTTGAGAGACTTGCTCGACAGAACAACGCTGCTAGACGCAGGGCAGAGCAAGAGGCACAAGCCAGAGAGAGACAGTTACAAACCAGAGAGAGGCAGAGAGTAGCAGAGGGAGAGATGGCGGATAATCCAGAGGGGCAGAATGCCAATGCAAACAAAACACTCCGAGACATGATGTTTCCAAGCAACCTGAACCTCCGGCCCTCAGCCATAGTACTGCCGgagatcactggaaattgggagTTGAAGCATACGCTTATCCAGATTTTGCCCAAATACAGTGATATGCCTGGAGAGGACCCTCAAAGGCATTTACAAGATTTTGAGATGGCATGTGGAACAGTGCGCACCGCCAGCCCAGCACTTGGTGAATACATCCGACTCCTtacttttccgttctctctGTTAGAAGGAGCGAGGGAATGGTTGTATGATCTACCCGAAGGAAGCATTCGAACATGGCAGGAGCTACAGAGCAAGTTTTTGGAGCGATACTTTCCAGCTGCCCGGATTCAGAATTTGAGAACTCGAATAAGCAATATAAAGATGGGATCAGCAGAAGTCTTATATGAGTACTGGGGAAGGTTCAAGCAGATGctggccaaatgcccacaacaccaGATACCGGATCATGATCTTATTCGGTATTTCGTGGGAGGACTCCGGAGGCAAGATAGGCAATGGTTACACGCTGCATGTGGAGGATCAATTTTAAACAAATCAGCAGCGGAAGCTTTCAAGCTCATAGCCGACATGGCAGAGGAATCGAGAGATGAGGAAGGAACTATAGTCAGGACTCCTCTGACACCAGCCACCTCTGCTCAAGACGATAAATTGGACAAGCTGTGCAACATGTTCGAGAAGTTTATGACGAACCAAGGAGCACCCAATCAGGGAATTCCCAACATTCGGAAATCTGTGAAGGCATGCCAGCTTTGCATGGCGACTTCACATGCAACTgatgaatgtccacaacttttcgAAGATGAAGAGCTTAATGCTATTGGACAACAATCAGGAGGAAACAATGGAGGGCAGAACCAGAAACCTTTTGAGCCCTACAGACAGCAGTATAACAATCAAGGCTGGAGGCAACATGAGAACCTTAGGTACGGCAACAACCACTATTTGGGGCCAAACCAAGGACAGACGAGTAACCCACCACAATActcgcaacaacctcaacaggcaagaGGATCCTCCCTATCAGAGCTAGTGCATCAAATGGCACAGCAACAAGTGAAGTTCCAGAGTGAGACCGAAAAGTTCATAATGGAGACAAGaggaggaatgcagaatgtgaactcccaactatcacatcttgcccaagcagTCGCCAGACTTGAAAGCAAGCAAGTGACACTCCCATCCCAAGTGGAGGTGAAGAAGGTGAATGCCATGACGCTCAGAGGGGGAAAAGAGTTGCCCGAAATTGTGAAAGAAAAAGATCAAGAGAAGCTGGAGATCAACGAACAAGTCGGAATGGGATCAGCAGATGAAGAAGAATTTGCCAGAGAGAAAGAGGCAACGCGAAAGGCGACAGAGAAGGGAAAAGGGAAATCAAGCCAGACCGAGCCCATACTTCCTTTCCCAGGTAGagcagccaaggaacaagaaaaGGAAGAGCTAACCGAACTggtcaaaatcttcaagaaggtGGAGGTCAATATGCCCCTCTTGGTTGCACTACGCTCTATGCCCAGATATGCGAAGTTTCTCAAGGAACTCTGCACTAGGAAAGTCAAGTACACTGATGATGCGAAATTTCAAGTGGGAGAGTCTGTATCCGCGGTCTTACAAAGAGATATGCCGACAAAATGTGGAGATCCTGGGATGTTCTACATTCCTtgttga